In one window of Cellulophaga sp. HaHa_2_95 DNA:
- a CDS encoding DUF3810 domain-containing protein: MNNRLKNVIALSLPLQIFLVRWLSNYPEYIEIYFSTGIYRYTSTFFRLILGWVPFSVGDIIYAFLIVYAIRYLVVKRKYIWTHKLVFLRNIAMVLAVAYFTFNLSWGLNYHREPISKKLALTEKCTKEELVSFVDALILKTNQTQMRIVGDSSKIVTNNFTNKELFTKTIEGYTQLEKTHPFLSYTHYSIKESLFSYPLSYMGYGGYLNPFTNEAQVNALIPSFRFPVVSGHEIGHQLGYSAENETNLIGYIVTLNNEDIQFKYSAYAYALSYCLSNIKENDPELFTSLIAKVNGGVLQNYEAMNAFWLGYENITEPVFKAIFNSFLKANKQNDGIKSYSKVVYLMVSYHQKYPL, encoded by the coding sequence ATGAATAATAGACTTAAAAACGTAATTGCCTTATCTTTACCCCTGCAAATTTTCTTAGTGCGATGGCTTAGCAATTATCCGGAGTATATTGAAATCTACTTTAGCACAGGTATCTACCGCTATACTTCTACGTTTTTTAGATTGATTTTAGGTTGGGTACCTTTCTCCGTTGGCGATATCATATATGCCTTTTTAATTGTTTACGCCATTAGATACCTTGTTGTTAAAAGAAAATACATTTGGACTCATAAATTAGTATTTTTAAGAAATATAGCTATGGTACTCGCTGTAGCCTATTTTACATTTAATCTCTCTTGGGGTTTAAACTACCACAGAGAACCTATTTCAAAAAAACTAGCCCTTACCGAAAAATGCACTAAAGAAGAGTTGGTGTCTTTTGTTGATGCTTTGATTCTGAAAACAAATCAAACTCAAATGCGCATTGTGGGTGACTCTTCTAAAATTGTTACAAACAACTTCACTAATAAGGAATTGTTTACCAAAACAATTGAGGGCTATACCCAATTAGAAAAAACACATCCTTTCTTATCCTATACCCATTACAGCATCAAGGAATCTTTATTCAGTTATCCATTAAGTTATATGGGCTATGGTGGCTATTTAAATCCGTTTACCAATGAAGCCCAAGTAAACGCACTCATTCCATCCTTCCGATTTCCAGTAGTAAGTGGTCATGAGATTGGCCATCAATTAGGATATTCGGCAGAAAACGAGACAAATCTAATAGGCTACATTGTCACATTAAATAATGAAGATATTCAATTCAAATATTCGGCATACGCTTACGCTCTTAGTTATTGCTTAAGTAATATTAAAGAAAACGATCCTGAACTATTCACCTCCTTAATTGCCAAGGTTAATGGTGGGGTACTACAAAATTACGAAGCCATGAATGCCTTTTGGTTGGGATATGAAAACATCACGGAACCTGTTTTCAAAGCCATTTTTAATTCTTTTCTTAAAGCAAACAAACAAAATGATGGAATTAAAAGTTATAGTAAAGTGGTTTATTTAATGGTAAGTTATCATCAAAAATATCCCCTTTAA